Proteins encoded within one genomic window of Gambusia affinis linkage group LG23, SWU_Gaff_1.0, whole genome shotgun sequence:
- the cpsf6 gene encoding cleavage and polyadenylation specificity factor subunit 6 isoform X4 yields MADGVDHIDIYADVEEEFSQEPEYPPHEQIDLYDDVISPSANNGDAPEDRDYLDSLPAPGGSDGGKSAPPNVVYTYTGKRIALYIGNLTWWTTDEDLTEAIRSIGISDVLEIKFFENRANGQSKGFALVCVGSEASSRKLMDLLSKRELHGQNPIVTPCNKQSLSQFEMQSRKSTQSGQMSGEGKAGPPGSGSRGGFPMGSRSKGRFPGPPGPGNDRFPGPVGPGGPPPHFPGSGMRPDLVSHHDGPLMEMNFNPFPPGGRNGSWHSRGGIQGPPRPPPGPPGPPGPPGPPPPGQGLPPPLPGPPNRGDRPPPPVLFPAQFGQPPLGPLPPGPPPAGYVPPPGPPPPHQGPPPPGPFPPRPPGPIGPPLALAPPPHLPGPPPGGPPPAPHVNPAFFPPPGGNNMPPNDSRGPPGPNDLYGRPPPYDSRDYGPGRGDMESSRGPLNEAEFEEIMNRNRAISSSAISRAVSDASAADYGSAIETLVTAISLIKQSKVSADDRCKVLISSLQDCLHGIESKSYGSVSRERSRERNHSRSIEKSRRHKSRSRDRHEDYYRERSRERDRHRERDRDRDREREREREYRHR; encoded by the exons ATGGCGGACGGTGTGGATCATATCGACATCTACGCCGACGTCGAGGAGGAATTTAGCCAG GAACCGGAGTACCCCCCTCATGAGCAGATCGATTTGTACGATGACGTAATATCCCCCTCAGCCAATAACGGAGATGCTCCGGAAGACCGCGACTACCTGGACTCGCTCCCTGCCCCAGGGGGCTCCGATGGGGGGAAGAGCGCCCCGCCCAATGTGGTTTACACCTACACAGGCAAAAGGATTGCCCTGTACATAGGAAACCTGACATGG tggaCAACAGACGAAGACCTGACAGAAGCTATTCGGTCAATAGGCATCTCAGATGTTCTTGAGATCAAGTTCTTTGAAAACCGAGCCAATGGCCAGTCTAAAGG GTTTGCCCTAGTGTGTGTCGGTTCAGAGGCATCGTCCAGAAAGCTAATGGACCTGTTGTCCAAGAGGGAGCTCCATGGACAGAATCCCATTGTCACACCATGCAATAAACAATCTCTGAGTCAGTTTGAGATGCAGTCACGTAAAA GTACCCAGTCGGGCCAGATGTCTGGAGAAGGCAAAGCCGGGCCTCCAGGCTCAGGCTCCCGTGGCGGATTCCCGATGGGCAGCCGCAGCAAAGGCAGGTTCCCTGGACCCCCTGGTCCCGGAAATGACCGCTTCCCCGGCCCTGTGGGGCCCGGAGGCCCGCCACCACACTTCCCAG GCTCGGGAATGAGACCAGATCTGGTTAGCCACCATGATGGCCCTCTGATGGAAATGAATTTCAATCCCTTCCCGCCGGGgggcaggaacgggagctggCATAGCAGAG GTGGGATTCAGGGACCTCCCCGTCCTCCTCCGGGCCCTCCTGGCCCCCCAGGGCCTCCAGGTCCTCCACCTCCTGGCCAaggccttcctcctcctctgccagGCCCCCCGAATCGTGGCGACAGGCCTCCCCCACCGGTTCTCTTCCCTGCTCAGTTTGGTCAGCCACCGCTTGGACCTCTCCCTCCAGGACCTCCACCTGCAGGTTACGTCCCCCCTCCTGGTCCTCCACCACCTCATCAGGGCCCGCCTCCCCCAGGACCTtttcctcctcgtcctccagGCCCTATCGGACCCCCGTTGGCTTTGGCTCCACCCCCACACTTGCCAGGCCCTCCTCCAGGTGGGCCACCACCAGCTCCTCATGTGAACCCCGCCTTCTTCCCTCCGCCTGGAGGGAACAACATGCCCCCCAACGACAGCCGAGGCCCCCCAGGGCCAAACGACCTGTACGGACGGCCGCCGCCATATGATTCCAGAGATTACGGTCCTGGACGAGG AGACATGGAGTCATCACGGGGCCCTTTGAATGAGGCCGAATTTGAAGAGATCATGAACAGGAACAGAGCTATCTCCTCCAGCGCCATTTCCAGGGCCGTGTCTGATGCCAGCGCAG CTGATTATGGCAGTGCTATAGAGACTTTGGTGACGGCCATCAGTCTGATCAAGCAGTCCAAAGTTTCTGCAGACGACCGCTGCAAAGTCCTCATCAGTTCCCTGCAGGACTGTCTCCATGGCATAGAGTCGAAGAGCTACGGCTCTGTATCTAG AGAACGCTCCCGAGAACGCAACCACAGCCGCTCCATAGAAAAGAGCCGGCGACACAAATCCCGCAGTCGAGACCGGCACGAGGATTATTACCGTGAGCGCAGCCGGGAGCGCGACCGCCACCGTGAGAGGGACCGGGACAGAGATCGTGAacgagagagggagagggagtaCCGGCACCGCTAG
- the cpsf6 gene encoding cleavage and polyadenylation specificity factor subunit 6 isoform X3, with protein MADGVDHIDIYADVEEEFSQEPEYPPHEQIDLYDDVISPSANNGDAPEDRDYLDSLPAPGGSDGGKSAPPNVVYTYTGKRIALYIGNLTWWTTDEDLTEAIRSIGISDVLEIKFFENRANGQSKGFALVCVGSEASSRKLMDLLSKRELHGQNPIVTPCNKQSLSQFEMQSRKSTQSGQMSGEGKAGPPGSGSRGGFPMGSRSKGRFPGPPGPGNDRFPGPVGPGGPPPHFPGSGMRPDLVSHHDGPLMEMNFNPFPPGGRNGSWHSRGGIQGPPRPPPGPPGPPGPPGPPPPGQGLPPPLPGPPNRGDRPPPPVLFPAQFGQPPLGPLPPGPPPAGYVPPPGPPPPHQGPPPPGPFPPRPPGPIGPPLALAPPPHLPGPPPGGPPPAPHVNPAFFPPPGGNNMPPNDSRGPPGPNDLYGRPPPYDSRDYGPGRGDMESSRGPLNEAEFEEIMNRNRAISSSAISRAVSDASAADYGSAIETLVTAISLIKQSKVSADDRCKVLISSLQDCLHGIESKSYGSVSRRERSRERNHSRSIEKSRRHKSRSRDRHEDYYRERSRERDRHRERDRDRDREREREREYRHR; from the exons ATGGCGGACGGTGTGGATCATATCGACATCTACGCCGACGTCGAGGAGGAATTTAGCCAG GAACCGGAGTACCCCCCTCATGAGCAGATCGATTTGTACGATGACGTAATATCCCCCTCAGCCAATAACGGAGATGCTCCGGAAGACCGCGACTACCTGGACTCGCTCCCTGCCCCAGGGGGCTCCGATGGGGGGAAGAGCGCCCCGCCCAATGTGGTTTACACCTACACAGGCAAAAGGATTGCCCTGTACATAGGAAACCTGACATGG tggaCAACAGACGAAGACCTGACAGAAGCTATTCGGTCAATAGGCATCTCAGATGTTCTTGAGATCAAGTTCTTTGAAAACCGAGCCAATGGCCAGTCTAAAGG GTTTGCCCTAGTGTGTGTCGGTTCAGAGGCATCGTCCAGAAAGCTAATGGACCTGTTGTCCAAGAGGGAGCTCCATGGACAGAATCCCATTGTCACACCATGCAATAAACAATCTCTGAGTCAGTTTGAGATGCAGTCACGTAAAA GTACCCAGTCGGGCCAGATGTCTGGAGAAGGCAAAGCCGGGCCTCCAGGCTCAGGCTCCCGTGGCGGATTCCCGATGGGCAGCCGCAGCAAAGGCAGGTTCCCTGGACCCCCTGGTCCCGGAAATGACCGCTTCCCCGGCCCTGTGGGGCCCGGAGGCCCGCCACCACACTTCCCAG GCTCGGGAATGAGACCAGATCTGGTTAGCCACCATGATGGCCCTCTGATGGAAATGAATTTCAATCCCTTCCCGCCGGGgggcaggaacgggagctggCATAGCAGAG GTGGGATTCAGGGACCTCCCCGTCCTCCTCCGGGCCCTCCTGGCCCCCCAGGGCCTCCAGGTCCTCCACCTCCTGGCCAaggccttcctcctcctctgccagGCCCCCCGAATCGTGGCGACAGGCCTCCCCCACCGGTTCTCTTCCCTGCTCAGTTTGGTCAGCCACCGCTTGGACCTCTCCCTCCAGGACCTCCACCTGCAGGTTACGTCCCCCCTCCTGGTCCTCCACCACCTCATCAGGGCCCGCCTCCCCCAGGACCTtttcctcctcgtcctccagGCCCTATCGGACCCCCGTTGGCTTTGGCTCCACCCCCACACTTGCCAGGCCCTCCTCCAGGTGGGCCACCACCAGCTCCTCATGTGAACCCCGCCTTCTTCCCTCCGCCTGGAGGGAACAACATGCCCCCCAACGACAGCCGAGGCCCCCCAGGGCCAAACGACCTGTACGGACGGCCGCCGCCATATGATTCCAGAGATTACGGTCCTGGACGAGG AGACATGGAGTCATCACGGGGCCCTTTGAATGAGGCCGAATTTGAAGAGATCATGAACAGGAACAGAGCTATCTCCTCCAGCGCCATTTCCAGGGCCGTGTCTGATGCCAGCGCAG CTGATTATGGCAGTGCTATAGAGACTTTGGTGACGGCCATCAGTCTGATCAAGCAGTCCAAAGTTTCTGCAGACGACCGCTGCAAAGTCCTCATCAGTTCCCTGCAGGACTGTCTCCATGGCATAGAGTCGAAGAGCTACGGCTCTGTATCTAG AAGAGAACGCTCCCGAGAACGCAACCACAGCCGCTCCATAGAAAAGAGCCGGCGACACAAATCCCGCAGTCGAGACCGGCACGAGGATTATTACCGTGAGCGCAGCCGGGAGCGCGACCGCCACCGTGAGAGGGACCGGGACAGAGATCGTGAacgagagagggagagggagtaCCGGCACCGCTAG
- the cpsf6 gene encoding cleavage and polyadenylation specificity factor subunit 6 isoform X2: MADGVDHIDIYADVEEEFSQEPEYPPHEQIDLYDDVISPSANNGDAPEDRDYLDSLPAPGGSDGGKSAPPNVVYTYTGKRIALYIGNLTWWTTDEDLTEAIRSIGISDVLEIKFFENRANGQSKGFALVCVGSEASSRKLMDLLSKRELHGQNPIVTPCNKQSLSQFEMQSRKNCTGTQSGQMSGEGKAGPPGSGSRGGFPMGSRSKGRFPGPPGPGNDRFPGPVGPGGPPPHFPGSGMRPDLVSHHDGPLMEMNFNPFPPGGRNGSWHSRGGIQGPPRPPPGPPGPPGPPGPPPPGQGLPPPLPGPPNRGDRPPPPVLFPAQFGQPPLGPLPPGPPPAGYVPPPGPPPPHQGPPPPGPFPPRPPGPIGPPLALAPPPHLPGPPPGGPPPAPHVNPAFFPPPGGNNMPPNDSRGPPGPNDLYGRPPPYDSRDYGPGRGDMESSRGPLNEAEFEEIMNRNRAISSSAISRAVSDASAADYGSAIETLVTAISLIKQSKVSADDRCKVLISSLQDCLHGIESKSYGSVSRERSRERNHSRSIEKSRRHKSRSRDRHEDYYRERSRERDRHRERDRDRDREREREREYRHR; this comes from the exons ATGGCGGACGGTGTGGATCATATCGACATCTACGCCGACGTCGAGGAGGAATTTAGCCAG GAACCGGAGTACCCCCCTCATGAGCAGATCGATTTGTACGATGACGTAATATCCCCCTCAGCCAATAACGGAGATGCTCCGGAAGACCGCGACTACCTGGACTCGCTCCCTGCCCCAGGGGGCTCCGATGGGGGGAAGAGCGCCCCGCCCAATGTGGTTTACACCTACACAGGCAAAAGGATTGCCCTGTACATAGGAAACCTGACATGG tggaCAACAGACGAAGACCTGACAGAAGCTATTCGGTCAATAGGCATCTCAGATGTTCTTGAGATCAAGTTCTTTGAAAACCGAGCCAATGGCCAGTCTAAAGG GTTTGCCCTAGTGTGTGTCGGTTCAGAGGCATCGTCCAGAAAGCTAATGGACCTGTTGTCCAAGAGGGAGCTCCATGGACAGAATCCCATTGTCACACCATGCAATAAACAATCTCTGAGTCAGTTTGAGATGCAGTCACGTAAAA ATTGCACAGGTACCCAGTCGGGCCAGATGTCTGGAGAAGGCAAAGCCGGGCCTCCAGGCTCAGGCTCCCGTGGCGGATTCCCGATGGGCAGCCGCAGCAAAGGCAGGTTCCCTGGACCCCCTGGTCCCGGAAATGACCGCTTCCCCGGCCCTGTGGGGCCCGGAGGCCCGCCACCACACTTCCCAG GCTCGGGAATGAGACCAGATCTGGTTAGCCACCATGATGGCCCTCTGATGGAAATGAATTTCAATCCCTTCCCGCCGGGgggcaggaacgggagctggCATAGCAGAG GTGGGATTCAGGGACCTCCCCGTCCTCCTCCGGGCCCTCCTGGCCCCCCAGGGCCTCCAGGTCCTCCACCTCCTGGCCAaggccttcctcctcctctgccagGCCCCCCGAATCGTGGCGACAGGCCTCCCCCACCGGTTCTCTTCCCTGCTCAGTTTGGTCAGCCACCGCTTGGACCTCTCCCTCCAGGACCTCCACCTGCAGGTTACGTCCCCCCTCCTGGTCCTCCACCACCTCATCAGGGCCCGCCTCCCCCAGGACCTtttcctcctcgtcctccagGCCCTATCGGACCCCCGTTGGCTTTGGCTCCACCCCCACACTTGCCAGGCCCTCCTCCAGGTGGGCCACCACCAGCTCCTCATGTGAACCCCGCCTTCTTCCCTCCGCCTGGAGGGAACAACATGCCCCCCAACGACAGCCGAGGCCCCCCAGGGCCAAACGACCTGTACGGACGGCCGCCGCCATATGATTCCAGAGATTACGGTCCTGGACGAGG AGACATGGAGTCATCACGGGGCCCTTTGAATGAGGCCGAATTTGAAGAGATCATGAACAGGAACAGAGCTATCTCCTCCAGCGCCATTTCCAGGGCCGTGTCTGATGCCAGCGCAG CTGATTATGGCAGTGCTATAGAGACTTTGGTGACGGCCATCAGTCTGATCAAGCAGTCCAAAGTTTCTGCAGACGACCGCTGCAAAGTCCTCATCAGTTCCCTGCAGGACTGTCTCCATGGCATAGAGTCGAAGAGCTACGGCTCTGTATCTAG AGAACGCTCCCGAGAACGCAACCACAGCCGCTCCATAGAAAAGAGCCGGCGACACAAATCCCGCAGTCGAGACCGGCACGAGGATTATTACCGTGAGCGCAGCCGGGAGCGCGACCGCCACCGTGAGAGGGACCGGGACAGAGATCGTGAacgagagagggagagggagtaCCGGCACCGCTAG
- the cpsf6 gene encoding cleavage and polyadenylation specificity factor subunit 6 isoform X1, giving the protein MADGVDHIDIYADVEEEFSQEPEYPPHEQIDLYDDVISPSANNGDAPEDRDYLDSLPAPGGSDGGKSAPPNVVYTYTGKRIALYIGNLTWWTTDEDLTEAIRSIGISDVLEIKFFENRANGQSKGFALVCVGSEASSRKLMDLLSKRELHGQNPIVTPCNKQSLSQFEMQSRKNCTGTQSGQMSGEGKAGPPGSGSRGGFPMGSRSKGRFPGPPGPGNDRFPGPVGPGGPPPHFPGSGMRPDLVSHHDGPLMEMNFNPFPPGGRNGSWHSRGGIQGPPRPPPGPPGPPGPPGPPPPGQGLPPPLPGPPNRGDRPPPPVLFPAQFGQPPLGPLPPGPPPAGYVPPPGPPPPHQGPPPPGPFPPRPPGPIGPPLALAPPPHLPGPPPGGPPPAPHVNPAFFPPPGGNNMPPNDSRGPPGPNDLYGRPPPYDSRDYGPGRGDMESSRGPLNEAEFEEIMNRNRAISSSAISRAVSDASAADYGSAIETLVTAISLIKQSKVSADDRCKVLISSLQDCLHGIESKSYGSVSRRERSRERNHSRSIEKSRRHKSRSRDRHEDYYRERSRERDRHRERDRDRDREREREREYRHR; this is encoded by the exons ATGGCGGACGGTGTGGATCATATCGACATCTACGCCGACGTCGAGGAGGAATTTAGCCAG GAACCGGAGTACCCCCCTCATGAGCAGATCGATTTGTACGATGACGTAATATCCCCCTCAGCCAATAACGGAGATGCTCCGGAAGACCGCGACTACCTGGACTCGCTCCCTGCCCCAGGGGGCTCCGATGGGGGGAAGAGCGCCCCGCCCAATGTGGTTTACACCTACACAGGCAAAAGGATTGCCCTGTACATAGGAAACCTGACATGG tggaCAACAGACGAAGACCTGACAGAAGCTATTCGGTCAATAGGCATCTCAGATGTTCTTGAGATCAAGTTCTTTGAAAACCGAGCCAATGGCCAGTCTAAAGG GTTTGCCCTAGTGTGTGTCGGTTCAGAGGCATCGTCCAGAAAGCTAATGGACCTGTTGTCCAAGAGGGAGCTCCATGGACAGAATCCCATTGTCACACCATGCAATAAACAATCTCTGAGTCAGTTTGAGATGCAGTCACGTAAAA ATTGCACAGGTACCCAGTCGGGCCAGATGTCTGGAGAAGGCAAAGCCGGGCCTCCAGGCTCAGGCTCCCGTGGCGGATTCCCGATGGGCAGCCGCAGCAAAGGCAGGTTCCCTGGACCCCCTGGTCCCGGAAATGACCGCTTCCCCGGCCCTGTGGGGCCCGGAGGCCCGCCACCACACTTCCCAG GCTCGGGAATGAGACCAGATCTGGTTAGCCACCATGATGGCCCTCTGATGGAAATGAATTTCAATCCCTTCCCGCCGGGgggcaggaacgggagctggCATAGCAGAG GTGGGATTCAGGGACCTCCCCGTCCTCCTCCGGGCCCTCCTGGCCCCCCAGGGCCTCCAGGTCCTCCACCTCCTGGCCAaggccttcctcctcctctgccagGCCCCCCGAATCGTGGCGACAGGCCTCCCCCACCGGTTCTCTTCCCTGCTCAGTTTGGTCAGCCACCGCTTGGACCTCTCCCTCCAGGACCTCCACCTGCAGGTTACGTCCCCCCTCCTGGTCCTCCACCACCTCATCAGGGCCCGCCTCCCCCAGGACCTtttcctcctcgtcctccagGCCCTATCGGACCCCCGTTGGCTTTGGCTCCACCCCCACACTTGCCAGGCCCTCCTCCAGGTGGGCCACCACCAGCTCCTCATGTGAACCCCGCCTTCTTCCCTCCGCCTGGAGGGAACAACATGCCCCCCAACGACAGCCGAGGCCCCCCAGGGCCAAACGACCTGTACGGACGGCCGCCGCCATATGATTCCAGAGATTACGGTCCTGGACGAGG AGACATGGAGTCATCACGGGGCCCTTTGAATGAGGCCGAATTTGAAGAGATCATGAACAGGAACAGAGCTATCTCCTCCAGCGCCATTTCCAGGGCCGTGTCTGATGCCAGCGCAG CTGATTATGGCAGTGCTATAGAGACTTTGGTGACGGCCATCAGTCTGATCAAGCAGTCCAAAGTTTCTGCAGACGACCGCTGCAAAGTCCTCATCAGTTCCCTGCAGGACTGTCTCCATGGCATAGAGTCGAAGAGCTACGGCTCTGTATCTAG AAGAGAACGCTCCCGAGAACGCAACCACAGCCGCTCCATAGAAAAGAGCCGGCGACACAAATCCCGCAGTCGAGACCGGCACGAGGATTATTACCGTGAGCGCAGCCGGGAGCGCGACCGCCACCGTGAGAGGGACCGGGACAGAGATCGTGAacgagagagggagagggagtaCCGGCACCGCTAG
- the cpsf6 gene encoding cleavage and polyadenylation specificity factor subunit 6 isoform X6, translating into MADGVDHIDIYADVEEEFSQEPEYPPHEQIDLYDDVISPSANNGDAPEDRDYLDSLPAPGGSDGGKSAPPNVVYTYTGKRIALYIGNLTWWTTDEDLTEAIRSIGISDVLEIKFFENRANGQSKGFALVCVGSEASSRKLMDLLSKRELHGQNPIVTPCNKQSLSQFEMQSRKNCTGTQSGQMSGEGKAGPPGSGSRGGFPMGSRSKGRFPGPPGPGNDRFPGPVGPGGPPPHFPGGIQGPPRPPPGPPGPPGPPGPPPPGQGLPPPLPGPPNRGDRPPPPVLFPAQFGQPPLGPLPPGPPPAGYVPPPGPPPPHQGPPPPGPFPPRPPGPIGPPLALAPPPHLPGPPPGGPPPAPHVNPAFFPPPGGNNMPPNDSRGPPGPNDLYGRPPPYDSRDYGPGRGDMESSRGPLNEAEFEEIMNRNRAISSSAISRAVSDASAADYGSAIETLVTAISLIKQSKVSADDRCKVLISSLQDCLHGIESKSYGSVSRERSRERNHSRSIEKSRRHKSRSRDRHEDYYRERSRERDRHRERDRDRDREREREREYRHR; encoded by the exons ATGGCGGACGGTGTGGATCATATCGACATCTACGCCGACGTCGAGGAGGAATTTAGCCAG GAACCGGAGTACCCCCCTCATGAGCAGATCGATTTGTACGATGACGTAATATCCCCCTCAGCCAATAACGGAGATGCTCCGGAAGACCGCGACTACCTGGACTCGCTCCCTGCCCCAGGGGGCTCCGATGGGGGGAAGAGCGCCCCGCCCAATGTGGTTTACACCTACACAGGCAAAAGGATTGCCCTGTACATAGGAAACCTGACATGG tggaCAACAGACGAAGACCTGACAGAAGCTATTCGGTCAATAGGCATCTCAGATGTTCTTGAGATCAAGTTCTTTGAAAACCGAGCCAATGGCCAGTCTAAAGG GTTTGCCCTAGTGTGTGTCGGTTCAGAGGCATCGTCCAGAAAGCTAATGGACCTGTTGTCCAAGAGGGAGCTCCATGGACAGAATCCCATTGTCACACCATGCAATAAACAATCTCTGAGTCAGTTTGAGATGCAGTCACGTAAAA ATTGCACAGGTACCCAGTCGGGCCAGATGTCTGGAGAAGGCAAAGCCGGGCCTCCAGGCTCAGGCTCCCGTGGCGGATTCCCGATGGGCAGCCGCAGCAAAGGCAGGTTCCCTGGACCCCCTGGTCCCGGAAATGACCGCTTCCCCGGCCCTGTGGGGCCCGGAGGCCCGCCACCACACTTCCCAG GTGGGATTCAGGGACCTCCCCGTCCTCCTCCGGGCCCTCCTGGCCCCCCAGGGCCTCCAGGTCCTCCACCTCCTGGCCAaggccttcctcctcctctgccagGCCCCCCGAATCGTGGCGACAGGCCTCCCCCACCGGTTCTCTTCCCTGCTCAGTTTGGTCAGCCACCGCTTGGACCTCTCCCTCCAGGACCTCCACCTGCAGGTTACGTCCCCCCTCCTGGTCCTCCACCACCTCATCAGGGCCCGCCTCCCCCAGGACCTtttcctcctcgtcctccagGCCCTATCGGACCCCCGTTGGCTTTGGCTCCACCCCCACACTTGCCAGGCCCTCCTCCAGGTGGGCCACCACCAGCTCCTCATGTGAACCCCGCCTTCTTCCCTCCGCCTGGAGGGAACAACATGCCCCCCAACGACAGCCGAGGCCCCCCAGGGCCAAACGACCTGTACGGACGGCCGCCGCCATATGATTCCAGAGATTACGGTCCTGGACGAGG AGACATGGAGTCATCACGGGGCCCTTTGAATGAGGCCGAATTTGAAGAGATCATGAACAGGAACAGAGCTATCTCCTCCAGCGCCATTTCCAGGGCCGTGTCTGATGCCAGCGCAG CTGATTATGGCAGTGCTATAGAGACTTTGGTGACGGCCATCAGTCTGATCAAGCAGTCCAAAGTTTCTGCAGACGACCGCTGCAAAGTCCTCATCAGTTCCCTGCAGGACTGTCTCCATGGCATAGAGTCGAAGAGCTACGGCTCTGTATCTAG AGAACGCTCCCGAGAACGCAACCACAGCCGCTCCATAGAAAAGAGCCGGCGACACAAATCCCGCAGTCGAGACCGGCACGAGGATTATTACCGTGAGCGCAGCCGGGAGCGCGACCGCCACCGTGAGAGGGACCGGGACAGAGATCGTGAacgagagagggagagggagtaCCGGCACCGCTAG
- the cpsf6 gene encoding cleavage and polyadenylation specificity factor subunit 6 isoform X5: MADGVDHIDIYADVEEEFSQEPEYPPHEQIDLYDDVISPSANNGDAPEDRDYLDSLPAPGGSDGGKSAPPNVVYTYTGKRIALYIGNLTWWTTDEDLTEAIRSIGISDVLEIKFFENRANGQSKGFALVCVGSEASSRKLMDLLSKRELHGQNPIVTPCNKQSLSQFEMQSRKNCTGTQSGQMSGEGKAGPPGSGSRGGFPMGSRSKGRFPGPPGPGNDRFPGPVGPGGPPPHFPGGIQGPPRPPPGPPGPPGPPGPPPPGQGLPPPLPGPPNRGDRPPPPVLFPAQFGQPPLGPLPPGPPPAGYVPPPGPPPPHQGPPPPGPFPPRPPGPIGPPLALAPPPHLPGPPPGGPPPAPHVNPAFFPPPGGNNMPPNDSRGPPGPNDLYGRPPPYDSRDYGPGRGDMESSRGPLNEAEFEEIMNRNRAISSSAISRAVSDASAADYGSAIETLVTAISLIKQSKVSADDRCKVLISSLQDCLHGIESKSYGSVSRRERSRERNHSRSIEKSRRHKSRSRDRHEDYYRERSRERDRHRERDRDRDREREREREYRHR, translated from the exons ATGGCGGACGGTGTGGATCATATCGACATCTACGCCGACGTCGAGGAGGAATTTAGCCAG GAACCGGAGTACCCCCCTCATGAGCAGATCGATTTGTACGATGACGTAATATCCCCCTCAGCCAATAACGGAGATGCTCCGGAAGACCGCGACTACCTGGACTCGCTCCCTGCCCCAGGGGGCTCCGATGGGGGGAAGAGCGCCCCGCCCAATGTGGTTTACACCTACACAGGCAAAAGGATTGCCCTGTACATAGGAAACCTGACATGG tggaCAACAGACGAAGACCTGACAGAAGCTATTCGGTCAATAGGCATCTCAGATGTTCTTGAGATCAAGTTCTTTGAAAACCGAGCCAATGGCCAGTCTAAAGG GTTTGCCCTAGTGTGTGTCGGTTCAGAGGCATCGTCCAGAAAGCTAATGGACCTGTTGTCCAAGAGGGAGCTCCATGGACAGAATCCCATTGTCACACCATGCAATAAACAATCTCTGAGTCAGTTTGAGATGCAGTCACGTAAAA ATTGCACAGGTACCCAGTCGGGCCAGATGTCTGGAGAAGGCAAAGCCGGGCCTCCAGGCTCAGGCTCCCGTGGCGGATTCCCGATGGGCAGCCGCAGCAAAGGCAGGTTCCCTGGACCCCCTGGTCCCGGAAATGACCGCTTCCCCGGCCCTGTGGGGCCCGGAGGCCCGCCACCACACTTCCCAG GTGGGATTCAGGGACCTCCCCGTCCTCCTCCGGGCCCTCCTGGCCCCCCAGGGCCTCCAGGTCCTCCACCTCCTGGCCAaggccttcctcctcctctgccagGCCCCCCGAATCGTGGCGACAGGCCTCCCCCACCGGTTCTCTTCCCTGCTCAGTTTGGTCAGCCACCGCTTGGACCTCTCCCTCCAGGACCTCCACCTGCAGGTTACGTCCCCCCTCCTGGTCCTCCACCACCTCATCAGGGCCCGCCTCCCCCAGGACCTtttcctcctcgtcctccagGCCCTATCGGACCCCCGTTGGCTTTGGCTCCACCCCCACACTTGCCAGGCCCTCCTCCAGGTGGGCCACCACCAGCTCCTCATGTGAACCCCGCCTTCTTCCCTCCGCCTGGAGGGAACAACATGCCCCCCAACGACAGCCGAGGCCCCCCAGGGCCAAACGACCTGTACGGACGGCCGCCGCCATATGATTCCAGAGATTACGGTCCTGGACGAGG AGACATGGAGTCATCACGGGGCCCTTTGAATGAGGCCGAATTTGAAGAGATCATGAACAGGAACAGAGCTATCTCCTCCAGCGCCATTTCCAGGGCCGTGTCTGATGCCAGCGCAG CTGATTATGGCAGTGCTATAGAGACTTTGGTGACGGCCATCAGTCTGATCAAGCAGTCCAAAGTTTCTGCAGACGACCGCTGCAAAGTCCTCATCAGTTCCCTGCAGGACTGTCTCCATGGCATAGAGTCGAAGAGCTACGGCTCTGTATCTAG AAGAGAACGCTCCCGAGAACGCAACCACAGCCGCTCCATAGAAAAGAGCCGGCGACACAAATCCCGCAGTCGAGACCGGCACGAGGATTATTACCGTGAGCGCAGCCGGGAGCGCGACCGCCACCGTGAGAGGGACCGGGACAGAGATCGTGAacgagagagggagagggagtaCCGGCACCGCTAG